Genomic window (Primulina eburnea isolate SZY01 chromosome 8, ASM2296580v1, whole genome shotgun sequence):
ATAATAATAATCGTCCATGATAATATTACTGATAGAAGTATGtagaaattatattaaaaatttctaTTTGCTTGTTTCCTAATATATTCGATTTTGAGCGAGCTCTAGTTCTGGATATCATTTGAACCTTGAATTATTATACCAACAGCAAAAAAAATCTTTTATCATTGGCAAAATCCGCATCTACATTACACTTCACAAAGTATTCCACGTGATGTTTGATAATTCttgttaaaaatatatatattattttaataagatACGAcacttatataatatttttagacttttaaataaattagaGATAAGTTGATGAgaaaaaattgacaaaaacttgtgtaagacggtctcacgggtcgtatttgtgagacgggtctcttatttgggtcatccatgaaaaaatattactttttatgctacaaatattactttttattgtgaatatcagtagggttgacccgtctcacagattaagatccgtgagacggtctcacatgaaactcactcAAAAAAATTCGATATCACATTGACATACCCGAGTTAATAAGATATGCTAAgtataataatatgatataaatagtataaattataatattactTATACGTATAACACGGTTCTCGTATAATTTACATTATTTCTGAATATGATTGTTTATAAGAatttttataatgtatttaaataattatttaactcaGGTGtcacgtttttttttaaatatattatggtTGATATGGACATTTTACAACCAAAGGTGATACCAAGATGGATAAATTCACTTCTCTTATGTGTCATAATTGAAAACCCATCGAATAAGAGAAGAAATAAACCTAATATTTTCTTGTGCATAAGAAagtatggctaaacttggccaATAAAAGTCAAAGTTATTATCCAATGCTCGTGCTTGTTTGGAGAAGCCAAAAATAAACTCAAAaactcacacacacatgcaTAATTATATGGTCAAAGATTCAAAATTCATAGTTAATTGCTTCAATAATTGTAGCCTAAATTTTGATGAGTTTGCCAAAACAAATATGGATTGTTAGGCTAGATAACTATTTCTACCAATGGAAAACACTCAAATATTTGAATACccgacaattaattaaatttagaaaACAAAATGGATACCCAAAAATTTTAGGTGGAGGTCCAACCTCATGCCTACCATCAGACGGTTCGTTCGATGTTATATGTGGGGGCACTGCTCCCATATGGTTTAGATGGACAAGATTTACATacatatgtgattttaaaaaaattagtggacctCATATATGTGTGGCTAAATTTGGGCCTTTGATTCTATCATGGGATAATATCCTTACATGTAGGATGAAATCAACCCCACCAGATGGTGATATAATCTTTTTTGAGTCAtcaaataccaaaattttcCAAATCTATCCATAATCTCagtcaaaaacaaaataattttatggTTGTACAATATGAATACGAGTGTCAAAATCGGATCTGACCTGTCAACTCGACACGATTCGACTCGGAAAAAATCAAGTTTGGGGTTTTCGGGTTCCAGTTAGGTTGGGTTGGCCCTCATATCTGACCCAAAAAATAATCGGATTCGGGTCAACCGATCGACCTGaagattttaaatatatatatataataaatattgcatatattttatatactgtatgtttgaaaaatatttattgtcataaatttataatttaataatattttgtacatttttttatttttaaacaatttttttttatttgatttagtatatatactttaattttttttatcatgtgactttcaaatttaaattatattggagattttgttattataagtttaaattaaatttattatttttttgaatttttttaaaaaaataaaaatcaattcgaatcaagttcaagtttaactattttaaaataatagtgTGCATCAACCCAACCTGATACCAATTGACACCTTGTACAACGCTGATTTTTGAAAAGTTTTCCTCGTACAATTACAAATAACATGGAATGATTGTCTTTTTTTCAAGtgtttttgttttcttctttcatatttctaatataatattatCGTTTGACAACTATTGTCTCGTTatgttatattattatttggtgaattatatttttaaattttagaatatatatttgaaatttttaatgtttttggGTAAATATATTTTGGAAATGTTTTGAGAAATAAAAATACATGATTTAATTGTTTTgaggaaataaaaaaatataatgtcGAATCATATAAAGAAATTATtagttataaaaaaaattggcttAAATTCTGAAAttagtttattttttaatagatGGATGTAACGTAATAATGAAGCTAGAAATTTCATTCTGGGCAgcgaaattgattttttttttaaaataattcatcattAAAAAAACGAAGAATATAAATGTAAAGTTCAATattttctcaattttttttaattatatttggcaaatatatatatatatatatacacgaataTAAAGCCCCCACCTACGCTCCTTtggtaataatatataataaattacttTTGAAAAAATGATTAAAGACATTGGTTATATGTCANNNNNNNNNNNNNNNNNNNNNNNNNNNNNNNNNNNNNNNNNNNNNNNNNNNNNNNNNNNNNNNNNNNNNNNNNNNNNNNNNNNNNNNNNNNNNNNNNNNNAGGCAACCATAAGGACAAAACATTTTAAGAGGTTAGCCAAGACAACATCGTGCTCTTTTTTCTTTATGGAGGTTGTCATGCGAAACCAAAGTCTGCCACCTCCAATCATAGAGATGCAAATAACATCCCACCACTTTTTTTATCTTTAGAAGACTTCTTTAACTCGTATTTGATTCCCTGGTGCTGAAGTTTTGGCACTTGCCAGAACAGAATATAGTACGACACGCTCCTTGTCCTTTGATATTTTAAGTTTGTCGAGCAttttttttaaccttcatagtgGTAAAACATTACTTTCCATGGCATTGGCCGGTTCATGGTAAAAGCTGAAATGCACATCTACCTTTAGCAACTTAACTAAGCAAAAGAAGTTGCATCGACTTGCATTGGTCCTCTTAGCACCTAAACTTTTAGCAAAAGCTATCAATTTGCCATGAAGGTACATCTTCTTTCCAACTCGATTTGCCTACTcttacaacacatgatctcaaTCTTTGTTTGTAGGTAAATATGAACTTCCAATGTGTCTTAAGGCATGCATCAACTTCGCTTTCAGAAATCAATAAACTTCATGTAAATGTCAAGTCGGAGTCACATACTTGGTATGAAGACACTCCGAGATATTTGAAACAAAGAAGTAAGTGTTTGAGATCTTGGATGGTTTATGAAGAAGAAAGAGCAGTCTTGAGCGTAACTGAATCAAACCATAATATCACGATATTCTGCCAAACTATGCAAGAACTTTTTCCCCAATTTGTCAAGAAACCTTCCACCTAGTCTCAAAACCATACATAATTTATAACAgtatctaaaaaaaattaagactcACAATCATATATTGCAtatcaaaagaaaattttatctAAACAAGCAACTTCCAAAAAGCAAAACAGTTAAAAGACCACGTGTTATTACACTCATGGAAGCATATGCATACAGAATATATAAACCATtacaaaacaacaacaaattatATGTTATTGAGAAACGGAAACTTACCAAAGATGGaagaagcaataaaacatgcaAAGCCACACGTACAAATTTGGTACGGAAAGCTTCAAGACCCTCTCTATTGCATATAAAATATTTCCTTTTAGTGGATGCTGAGAATTCTTGACAATAGGGTTTATATACTGCATTACAAACAAACTATGTAAAAGCACTATCATATTGAATTAGAAAAACCAGGTAAAAGAGTGAAAAAACAAAATTACCTGTTCCACAATAAATCCCATTAACCCTGTAAATATTACCAGCTTAATGCATTGGCGTACCACCCAACCCTTTCGTATGCATGCTGCACGAGGATAGGTTGGCTACAAATAACAATACTTTACTGAGTCACGGCACAACTATTTCCAAGACAGTGTCAAAGCGTGTAGAGCCTTTTACATCAATCAAAGACACAACCGTCGTAGATACTAAAGATAGGTCACTAAGAACTCAAAATTGAAATGTAGAACTCAAAAAGCAAGCACGTGGTCAATAATCTTTTTAACTAAATAGTTAATTCATCGGATAATTACACCTTCTCATATATATGGATTGCATGACACCTTAAAATAACAAGTTCAAAATCCAAGGGGTTGAATGCCAACTGAATGCTTTTATGACTTtaaaaaactcaaaaagtatCAGATGCACAGACTTTGAACTCTAGCATAAAGGTGTCCAAATAACATTACAACCCTCACATGCCAAAATGCATGTCTCTGTCTTCAATTAGACGTATCTCTAGATCAGACACACATACTATTGATAAATAACAGAATTCAGCATCATCAATTGAAATATCATGTATATGTACCTGGTAGCACAAAGTGGGAGCAACCATAAAGTACACCAAACTCTTAAAAGTAACGTCATAGGAGTAATCCATGCTCCAGTAATTGGATAAAGCCTCCCGCTATTTTCATGAAGTAGAGTTTAGAATCAAAAAAACATAATGGTCTCCATCTTTATTAATCAACTGGATAATATACAAAGGTAGTTGATAGTCCATATATGCATTTCCAAGTATGAGGACATATGTAGGTAGCATGTACATGTGTGTGATAGAGAGCACACCACCATCAAGTACACCAAAATGTTCAAAAAAATAACCGCGACCACCCTAAGAATAACGAAATAATCAGATAAATTCTACGCTATAAAGCTTAAGTTCAGATATTAGCAAGTCAAACATCGAACAAACAGGAATGATGTGATAGATTTAAGACTAAAATATATGCAAAATTTCCTAATTCACATAAAATTTTCGTTAATACCTAGATCAAtccatctaattttttttttaaaaaaaataacaagatCAATGGTCAACTGTGGTTCCCCTCCATCAAAATCCTCAATTCTTGCAAAATCTCATAAGAAGCTTTATTGTCCCCATAATAGCTGTCAATTGCTCTAAATGGAAAGATACAGCAAATACTTGCAGGATGGAAAATGAAATACCATACCTTGTCCTTTGATTTTTCGAGTACTCTCAAATCATAATTTGTATGTGCATAAGACACCAGCTTCAACCACACAATGCAAGAAAAGAACATTAAAGTGACACCGGATAGAACAGCCGAATCATACCTGTGCAATTTCACAATCAGAAAAATCAAATCAAGTTGGTGCTTAACACTACTCAAGTAGCTACCTAGTAACAACATTTTAAAGTTATTCCTATGGGGTCTAGCTTTCTCACTGTCTCGGTCCTTGAGGAATGTATATTTGGCATTTTCTCTAGCAACAAACATTAAAAAGAGACTTGCAAAATCAATTGAAAAGCCCAAACCCAAGGTTATCTACTTGAAATTCAACAAAGAAAATTTCATTTGACACCATCCATAATCTGCCGAATATGGAATATAGACACTGTCACTTTCTTATTGTCGCCGTATGACCGTAATTTGTTTCCTTATCCACTGAAGACCTCTTGGCACACAAAGAATCACCTCGTGCTGAATATTTAGGTTCATCTTTTCTACACtataataatcatttttttttaaatgactgCCAGCTATGTGATAAGTGTTTTTTG
Coding sequences:
- the LOC140839259 gene encoding LOW QUALITY PROTEIN: diacylglycerol O-acyltransferase 1-like (The sequence of the model RefSeq protein was modified relative to this genomic sequence to represent the inferred CDS: deleted 1 base in 1 codon), with the translated sequence MLLKLICILRQSHAGLFNLCIVVLVAVNSRLIIENLMKYGWLMDSGFWFSPKSLGDWPLLMCCLSLPIFPLAAVLVEKLVQQKYISEFVVILAHVVITTVELVYPVLVILRYDSAVLSGVTLMFFSCIVWLKLVSYAHTNYDLRVLEKSKDKREALSNYWSMDYSYDVTFKSLVYFMVAPTLCYQPTYPRAACIRKGWVVRQCIKLVIFTGLMGFIVEQYINPIVKNSQHPLKGNILYAIERVLKLSVPNLYVWLCMFYCFFHLW